The following are encoded together in the Microtus pennsylvanicus isolate mMicPen1 chromosome 8, mMicPen1.hap1, whole genome shotgun sequence genome:
- the Rhno1 gene encoding RAD9, HUS1, RAD1-interacting nuclear orphan protein 1 translates to MPPKKRQQRQSHKAQLQFHHQPLEGPKHHESLQRPITHTVWVPSKPIDQGTITSWVLPQFDTTAESQLPAHRKRRPQDQTKQLTRRSTCKFPRLTFESPRVSSSETVISLNRDEPCQSEKDTPRRPLVPLLSPQSCGELSVHAPQSLPHVFTPPDIHTPGLSVREEPASPDQKENSLPGCILGPGAPNSPEPGPVLVKDTPEEKYGLKVTWRRRRHLFAYLKERGKLDKSQFLVKM, encoded by the exons ATGCCTCCCAAAAAGAGACAGCAAAGACAGTCACACAAAGCCCAGCTGCAATTCCACCATCAGCCACTGGAGGGCCCCAAACATCATGAATCTCTCCAGCGGCCCATTACCCACACTGTATGGGTGCCCAGCAAGCCCATTGATCAGGGCACCATCACTTCCTGG GTCTTACCTCAGTTTGATACAACAGCCGAAAGCCAGCTTCCAGCACACCGGAAACGCCGCCCCCAAGACCAGACAAAACAATTAACACGAAGATCTACCTGCAAGTTCCCACGGCTAACCTTTGAGAGTCCACGGGTTTCCAGTTCAGAGACGGTGATATCCTTGAACAGAGACGAGCCCTGCCAGTCAGAAAAGGACACTCCCAGAAGGCCTTTAGTGCCTCTGCTCAGTCCCCAGAGCTGTGGGGAGCTGTCAGTGCACGCCCCTCAAAGCTTACCTCATGTGTTCACACCCCCTGATATCCACACCCCGGGGTTGTCTGTGAGAGAAGAACCCGCTTCCCCCGATCAGAAGGAAAACAGTCTTCCAGGCTGCATCCTGGGCCCTGGAGCTCCCAACAGCCCAGAGCCCGGACCTGTTCTGGTCAAGGACACCCCTGAGGAGAAGTATGGGTTAAAGGTCACGTGGAGGCGCAGAAGGCACCTGTTTGCCTACCTCAAGGAGAGAGGGAAGCTGGACAAGAGCCAGTTCCTCGTGAAGATGTGA
- the Foxm1 gene encoding forkhead box protein M1 isoform X2, translated as MRTSPRRPLILKRRRLPLPVQNAPGETAEEEAKRPSAQQEPTQAQASQEVAESSSCKFPAGIKIINHPTMPNTQVVAIPNNADIQSIITALTAKGKESGSSGPNKFILISSGGTSSHPPGPQPQAQTSHDCKRTEASTETLGPKPAAKGVPVPKPPGALPRQRQETCAGGEAAGCTLDNSLTNIQWLGKMSSDGLGPCSIKQEMEEKENCHLEQNQAKVEEPSGASTSWQDSVSERPPYSYMAMIQFAINSTERKRMTLKDIYTWIEDHFPYFKHIAKPGWKNSIRHNLSLHDMFVRETSANGKVSFWTIHPSANRYLTLDQVFKPLEPGSPQSPENLESQQKRPNPELRRNVTIKTELPLGARRKMKPLLPRVSSYLVPIQFPVNQSLVLQPSVKMPLPLAASLRSSELARHSKRVRIAPKVLLANEGIAPLPAAGPVKEEKSLLEEGLLPLLPIQSIKEEEIQPGEDLTPFERPVKVESPPLEEWPSPCASLKEELSNSWEDSSCSPTPKPKKSYCGRQSPARCVSEMLVTKRREKREVSRSRRKQRLRPPCLDEPELLFSEDPSTLQPAMEPLLLAESSEPASQLDCPQEEGVPFKTPIKETLPISSTPSKSVLSRTPESWRLTPPAKVGGLDFSPVRTPQGAFGPLPDSLGLMELNTTPLKSVPLFDSPRELLNSEPFDLASDLASDPFSSSPPPHLEVPKPDSPEPQVPSLSANRSLTEGLVLDTMNDSLSKILLDISFPGLEEDPLGPDNINWAQFIPELR; from the exons ATGAGAACCAGCCCCCGGCGGCCACTGATTCTCAAAAGACGGAGGCTGCCCCTTCCTGTTCAAAATGCCCCAGGAGAAACAgcagaggaagaagcaaagagaCCCTCTGCCCAGCAGGAGCCTACTCAAGCGCAGGCCTCCCAGGAGGTGGCAGAGTCCAGTTCCTGTAAGTTTCCAGCTGGAATCAAGATCATCAACCACCCCACCATGCCCAACACACAAGTGGTGGCCATCCCCAACAATGCCGACATCCAAAGCATCATCACAGCACTAACTGCCAAAGGGAAAGAGAGCGGCAGCAGTGGACCCAACAAGTTTATCCTCATCAGCTCTGGGGGGACCTCATCTCACCCTCCTGGTCCCCAGCCGCAAGCCCAAACCAGCCATGATTGCAAGAGGACAGAAGCGAGCACTGAGACATTGGGACCAAAGCCAGCAGCTAAGGGTGTGCCTGTTCCCAAGCCACCTGGAGCCCTTCCAAGGCAAAGACAGGAAACCTGTG CTGGTGGCGAAGCGGCAGGCTGCACGCTGGACAACAGCTTAACCAATATCCAGTGGCTTGGGAAGATGAGTTCTGATGGGCTGGGCCCCTGCAGCATTAagcaggagatggaggagaaggagaatTGTCACCTGGAGCAGAATCAGGCTAAG GTTGAGGAGCCCTCAGGAGCGTCCACGTCTTGGCAGGATTCTGTGTCTGAGAGGCCACCCTACTCTTACATGGCCATGATACAATTTGCCATCAACAGCACTGAGAGAAAGCGTATGACCTTGAAGGACATCTACACTTGGATTGAGGACCACTTCCCCTATTTTAAGCACATCGCCAAGCCAggctggaag AACTCCATTCGTCACAACCTTTCTCTCCATGACATGTTTGTGCGGGAGACGTCTGCCAATGGCAAGGTCTCTTTCTGGACCATTCACCCAAGTGCCAATCGCTACTTGACGTTGGACCAAGTGTTTAAG CCACTGGAACCAGGGTCTCCACAATCGCCTGAGAACTTGGAATCA CAGCAGAAACGACCCAATCCTGAGCTCCGTAGAAATGTGACCATCAAAACTGAACTCCCGCTGGGCGCAC GGCGGAAGATGAAGCCTCTGCTCCCACGGGTCAGCTCATACCTGGTGCCCATCCAGTTCCCAGTGAACCAGTCTCTGGTGTTACAGCCCTCGGTAAAGATGCCATTGCCTCTGGCAGCTTCACTTAGGAGCTCAGAGCTCGCTCGTCATAGCAAGCGAGTCAGAATTGCACCCAAGGTACTGCTAGCCAATGAAGGGATCGCCCCACTTCCTGCTGCCGGACCAGTGAAGGAGGAGAAATCCCTGCTTGAAGAAGGGCTATTGCCTTTGCTTCCTATTCAGTCCATTAAGGAGGAAGAAATCCAGCCTGGGGAGGACTTGACACCCTTCGAGAGGCCTGTCAAAGTGGAGAGCCCTCCCTTGGAAGAGTGGCCCTCACCGTGTGCGTCACTGAAAGAGGAACTGTCCAATTCCTGGGAAGATTCTTCCTGCTCTCCTACCCCAAAGCCCAAGAAGTCCTACTGTGGTCGCCAGTCCCCAGCCCGGTGTGTCTCGGAAATGCTGGTGACCAAgcgaagagagaagagggaggtgaGCCGCTCTCGGAGGAAACAACGCCTCCGGCCACCCTGTCTGGATGAGCCTGAACTGCTCTTCTCAGAGGACCCCAGCACATTACAGCCGGCCATGGAGCCCCTACTCCTGGCGGAGTCGTCAGAGCCTGCGTCCCAGCTCGACTGCCCTCAAGAGGAGGGGGTGCCTTTCAAGACCCCCATCAAGGAGACATTGCCTATCTCCTCCACTCCTAGCAAGTCTGTGCTCTCCAGAACCCCTGAGTCCTGGAGGCTTACACCCCCAGCCAAAGTTGGGGGGTTAGATTTCAGCCCAGTACGAACCCCCCAGGGCGCCTTTGGCCCCTTGCCTGACTCCCTGGGGCTGATGGAGCTGAATACCACACCTCTGAAAAGTGTTCCCCTTTTTGACTCACCCCGGGAGCTCCTCAACTCAGAACCCTTTGACCTTGCCTCTGACCTTGCCTCTGACCCCTTCAGCAGCTCTCCACCTCCACATCTTGAGGTCCCCAAGCCAGACTCCCCCGAGCCACAGGTCCCCAGCCTTTCAGCCAACCGTTCTCTCACAGAAGGCCTGGTCTTGGACACAATGAACGACAGCCTCAGCAAGATCCTTCTAGACATCAGCTTCCCTGGCCTGGAAGAGGACCCACTGGGCCCTGACAACATCAACTGGGCTCAGTTCATTCCTGAGCTGCGATAG
- the Tex52 gene encoding testis-expressed protein 52, whose protein sequence is MVSERAFPQSRPSWLWLRGRMASSWGRSLQTPGMDNVPHVREPLLQMVHARESFPTDQTWTQREFFLPREARDLPGFTQQPYHKLALKQPPYTEMKSKVHHQARYPCKDETKHTWGFHTWLDVGRLPATFPTRPDIPYDSNVWRWLTHSNGHRFPAAQPAIPPPSWMGPHSFLTFISATPIFVDMNRKNQVIVRTMRELKEVEKLKLRSELRAPPLDAHGNILPPPNFKKSQFISDGGRLEPWGLQILPNPLPNNFTKNWPCPNPQPHYQEKALKLARLPCVPLSEDLVRDYQTLIKNRIAMPLYYLSKAKPANTSARKRKGSPGYV, encoded by the exons ATGGTATCAGAGAGGGCTTTTCCCCAAAGCCGCCCCTCCTGGCTCTGGCTCAGAGGAAGAATGGCCAGCAGCTGGGGAAGATCCCTCCAAACGCCAGGCATGGACAATGTGCCTCATGTCAGGGAGCCTTTACTGCAG ATGGTCCATGCCAGAGAATCCTTCCCCACCGACCAGACTTGGACTCAGCGTGAATTCTTCCtccccagagaggccagagacttgccaggcttcacccagcaacccTACCACAAGCTGGCCCTGAAGcagccaccatacacagagatgaaGTCTAAGGTTCATCACCAGGCACGCTATCCTTGTAAGGATGAAACCAAACACACCTGGGGCTTTCACACCTGGCTCGATGTGGGGCGTCTGCCTGCCACCTTCCCCACCAGGCCAGACATACCCTATGACAGTAATGTCTGGCGCTGGTTGACCCATTCCAATGGCCACCGTTTCCCTGCTGCTCAACCTGCCATTCCTCCGCCCTCCTGGATGGGCCCACACAGCTTCCTGACCTTTATCAGCGCTACCCCCATCTTCGTGGACATGAACAGAAAGAACCAAGTGATTGTGAGAACCATGAGAGAACTGAAGGAGGTGGAGAAACTCAAGCTGAGGAGCGAACTGAGGGCCCCTCCACTCGATGCCCACGGCAATATTCTGCCCCCACCAAACTTCAAGAA GTCTCAGTTCATCTCTGATGGCGGAAGGCTTGAGCCTTGGGGTCTCCAGATCCTACCCAACCCACTTCCCAATAATTTCACCAAGAACTGGCCCTGCCCAAACCCGCAGCCGCATTACCAGGAGAAGGCCCTGAAACTGGCTCGGCTGCCCTGTGTGCCCCTCAGCGAAGACCTGGTGAGGGACTACCAAACCCTGATAAAGAACCGGATTGCCATGCCCCTCTACTACCTGTCCAAGGCAAAACCTGCCAACACATCAgccagaaagaggaaaggaagcccTGGATATGTCTAA
- the Foxm1 gene encoding forkhead box protein M1 isoform X1 codes for MRTSPRRPLILKRRRLPLPVQNAPGETAEEEAKRPSAQQEPTQAQASQEVAESSSCKFPAGIKIINHPTMPNTQVVAIPNNADIQSIITALTAKGKESGSSGPNKFILISSGGTSSHPPGPQPQAQTSHDCKRTEASTETLGPKPAAKGVPVPKPPGALPRQRQETCAGGEAAGCTLDNSLTNIQWLGKMSSDGLGPCSIKQEMEEKENCHLEQNQAKVEEPSGASTSWQDSVSERPPYSYMAMIQFAINSTERKRMTLKDIYTWIEDHFPYFKHIAKPGWKNSIRHNLSLHDMFVRETSANGKVSFWTIHPSANRYLTLDQVFKPLEPGSPQSPENLESQQQKRPNPELRRNVTIKTELPLGARRKMKPLLPRVSSYLVPIQFPVNQSLVLQPSVKMPLPLAASLRSSELARHSKRVRIAPKVLLANEGIAPLPAAGPVKEEKSLLEEGLLPLLPIQSIKEEEIQPGEDLTPFERPVKVESPPLEEWPSPCASLKEELSNSWEDSSCSPTPKPKKSYCGRQSPARCVSEMLVTKRREKREVSRSRRKQRLRPPCLDEPELLFSEDPSTLQPAMEPLLLAESSEPASQLDCPQEEGVPFKTPIKETLPISSTPSKSVLSRTPESWRLTPPAKVGGLDFSPVRTPQGAFGPLPDSLGLMELNTTPLKSVPLFDSPRELLNSEPFDLASDLASDPFSSSPPPHLEVPKPDSPEPQVPSLSANRSLTEGLVLDTMNDSLSKILLDISFPGLEEDPLGPDNINWAQFIPELR; via the exons ATGAGAACCAGCCCCCGGCGGCCACTGATTCTCAAAAGACGGAGGCTGCCCCTTCCTGTTCAAAATGCCCCAGGAGAAACAgcagaggaagaagcaaagagaCCCTCTGCCCAGCAGGAGCCTACTCAAGCGCAGGCCTCCCAGGAGGTGGCAGAGTCCAGTTCCTGTAAGTTTCCAGCTGGAATCAAGATCATCAACCACCCCACCATGCCCAACACACAAGTGGTGGCCATCCCCAACAATGCCGACATCCAAAGCATCATCACAGCACTAACTGCCAAAGGGAAAGAGAGCGGCAGCAGTGGACCCAACAAGTTTATCCTCATCAGCTCTGGGGGGACCTCATCTCACCCTCCTGGTCCCCAGCCGCAAGCCCAAACCAGCCATGATTGCAAGAGGACAGAAGCGAGCACTGAGACATTGGGACCAAAGCCAGCAGCTAAGGGTGTGCCTGTTCCCAAGCCACCTGGAGCCCTTCCAAGGCAAAGACAGGAAACCTGTG CTGGTGGCGAAGCGGCAGGCTGCACGCTGGACAACAGCTTAACCAATATCCAGTGGCTTGGGAAGATGAGTTCTGATGGGCTGGGCCCCTGCAGCATTAagcaggagatggaggagaaggagaatTGTCACCTGGAGCAGAATCAGGCTAAG GTTGAGGAGCCCTCAGGAGCGTCCACGTCTTGGCAGGATTCTGTGTCTGAGAGGCCACCCTACTCTTACATGGCCATGATACAATTTGCCATCAACAGCACTGAGAGAAAGCGTATGACCTTGAAGGACATCTACACTTGGATTGAGGACCACTTCCCCTATTTTAAGCACATCGCCAAGCCAggctggaag AACTCCATTCGTCACAACCTTTCTCTCCATGACATGTTTGTGCGGGAGACGTCTGCCAATGGCAAGGTCTCTTTCTGGACCATTCACCCAAGTGCCAATCGCTACTTGACGTTGGACCAAGTGTTTAAG CCACTGGAACCAGGGTCTCCACAATCGCCTGAGAACTTGGAATCA CAGCAGCAGAAACGACCCAATCCTGAGCTCCGTAGAAATGTGACCATCAAAACTGAACTCCCGCTGGGCGCAC GGCGGAAGATGAAGCCTCTGCTCCCACGGGTCAGCTCATACCTGGTGCCCATCCAGTTCCCAGTGAACCAGTCTCTGGTGTTACAGCCCTCGGTAAAGATGCCATTGCCTCTGGCAGCTTCACTTAGGAGCTCAGAGCTCGCTCGTCATAGCAAGCGAGTCAGAATTGCACCCAAGGTACTGCTAGCCAATGAAGGGATCGCCCCACTTCCTGCTGCCGGACCAGTGAAGGAGGAGAAATCCCTGCTTGAAGAAGGGCTATTGCCTTTGCTTCCTATTCAGTCCATTAAGGAGGAAGAAATCCAGCCTGGGGAGGACTTGACACCCTTCGAGAGGCCTGTCAAAGTGGAGAGCCCTCCCTTGGAAGAGTGGCCCTCACCGTGTGCGTCACTGAAAGAGGAACTGTCCAATTCCTGGGAAGATTCTTCCTGCTCTCCTACCCCAAAGCCCAAGAAGTCCTACTGTGGTCGCCAGTCCCCAGCCCGGTGTGTCTCGGAAATGCTGGTGACCAAgcgaagagagaagagggaggtgaGCCGCTCTCGGAGGAAACAACGCCTCCGGCCACCCTGTCTGGATGAGCCTGAACTGCTCTTCTCAGAGGACCCCAGCACATTACAGCCGGCCATGGAGCCCCTACTCCTGGCGGAGTCGTCAGAGCCTGCGTCCCAGCTCGACTGCCCTCAAGAGGAGGGGGTGCCTTTCAAGACCCCCATCAAGGAGACATTGCCTATCTCCTCCACTCCTAGCAAGTCTGTGCTCTCCAGAACCCCTGAGTCCTGGAGGCTTACACCCCCAGCCAAAGTTGGGGGGTTAGATTTCAGCCCAGTACGAACCCCCCAGGGCGCCTTTGGCCCCTTGCCTGACTCCCTGGGGCTGATGGAGCTGAATACCACACCTCTGAAAAGTGTTCCCCTTTTTGACTCACCCCGGGAGCTCCTCAACTCAGAACCCTTTGACCTTGCCTCTGACCTTGCCTCTGACCCCTTCAGCAGCTCTCCACCTCCACATCTTGAGGTCCCCAAGCCAGACTCCCCCGAGCCACAGGTCCCCAGCCTTTCAGCCAACCGTTCTCTCACAGAAGGCCTGGTCTTGGACACAATGAACGACAGCCTCAGCAAGATCCTTCTAGACATCAGCTTCCCTGGCCTGGAAGAGGACCCACTGGGCCCTGACAACATCAACTGGGCTCAGTTCATTCCTGAGCTGCGATAG